The following are encoded together in the Daphnia magna mitochondrion, complete genome genome:
- the ND4 gene encoding NADH dehydrogenase subunit 4 (TAA stop codon is completed by the addition of 3' A residues to the mRNA), translating into MLKFGLCCLGMMFLLKEWLLLISVVMVLTFFCLTFMMNFDLGVINLIQLDFLTYLLVSLSLWVTALMVMMSFYIKHSKNYFEVFTSLSLAMLFFLMVSFSTSNLLMFYIMFESTLIPIFLMVMGWGYQPERVSASFYLLFYTLTASLPLLMGILYINYQQFSTDFSSLVIPNSDYLLFWMLIIAFLVKLPVYMGHLWLPKAHVEAPVAGSMILAGVLLKLGGYGLIRFLPFVENSLSEFSVLLVSIGCVGGVMASIICMRQTDCKSLVAYSSIAHMALVVVGISLNSFISVAGAVIIMIAHGFCSSGLFSLVGMIYDRVSTRSIILIRGIISVGPSMTLWWFLFSISNMAAPPTPSLMGEIYIFMSSLNWVGVLAVFVGVLSFFAGAYNLYLFVSTQHGTDLSGCKLFTEVSVREHFVLINHMLPFLLFFVLLTNIYS; encoded by the coding sequence ATGTTAAAATTTGGACTTTGTTGTTTAGGCATAATATTTTTATTGAAGGAATGACTTTTATTGATTAGAGTCGTCATAGTTCTAACTTTTTTTTGTCTCACTTTCATAATAAACTTCGACTTAGGAGTTATTAATTTAATTCAACTAGATTTTTTAACTTATTTACTAGTTAGTCTTTCCTTATGAGTGACAGCTTTGATGGTTATAATAAGATTTTATATTAAGCATTCTAAGAATTATTTTGAGGTGTTTACAAGTCTAAGATTAGCTATATTATTTTTTTTGATAGTTAGATTCAGCACCTCAAATCTTTTAATATTTTATATTATATTTGAGAGAACTTTGATCCCCATTTTTTTAATAGTAATGGGGTGGGGGTATCAACCAGAACGAGTTAGAGCTTCTTTTTATTTACTATTTTATACGTTAACAGCTTCATTACCCTTGTTAATAGGAATTCTTTACATTAATTATCAACAGTTTTCGACAGATTTTTCTTCTTTAGTAATCCCAAATTCTGATTATTTACTATTTTGAATACTCATCATTGCTTTTTTAGTGAAACTTCCAGTTTATATAGGCCATCTTTGACTACCCAAAGCTCATGTAGAGGCCCCTGTGGCGGGCTCTATAATTTTAGCGGGGGTCCTGTTAAAATTAGGGGGATACGGCTTAATTCGTTTCTTACCCTTCGTAGAAAATAGTCTTTCTGAATTCTCAGTGTTATTAGTATCTATCGGTTGTGTTGGAGGGGTGATAGCTTCTATTATTTGCATACGGCAAACAGACTGTAAATCTTTAGTAGCTTATTCTTCTATTGCCCATATAGCGTTAGTAGTGGTAGGGATTTCATTAAACTCTTTCATTAGCGTTGCAGGGGCAGTCATTATTATAATCGCTCATGGTTTTTGTTCTTCTGGGCTATTTAGATTAGTAGGTATAATTTACGATCGAGTCTCTACTCGTAGAATTATTCTCATCCGAGGTATCATTAGCGTGGGCCCGTCGATAACTTTGTGGTGGTTTTTGTTTAGAATTAGTAATATAGCCGCGCCTCCCACCCCAAGTTTGATAGGGGAGATTTATATTTTTATGTCGTCATTGAATTGAGTGGGGGTTTTAGCTGTGTTTGTAGGCGTTCTATCATTTTTTGCAGGGGCTTACAATCTTTATTTATTTGTTTCTACCCAGCATGGGACCGATTTAAGTGGTTGTAAATTGTTTACTGAAGTCAGAGTCCGAGA
- the ND4L gene encoding NADH dehydrogenase subunit 4L: protein MSYYLITPVTVFLMVSIALFTLSFISKRKHLLATLISLEGLMLMLFGTICYFATFYFNFFNFVLVFLTLSACEGALGLGLLVSIVRTYGSDHFNSMNSLQC, encoded by the coding sequence ATGAGATACTACCTTATCACTCCTGTCACCGTTTTTTTGATAGTAAGAATCGCTTTATTTACTTTAAGATTCATCTCTAAACGTAAGCATCTCCTAGCCACTCTTATTAGATTAGAAGGGTTAATACTAATGTTATTCGGGACAATTTGTTACTTTGCTACTTTTTATTTTAACTTTTTTAATTTTGTTCTGGTATTTCTTACATTATCAGCTTGTGAGGGGGCTTTGGGTTTAGGCTTACTTGTCTCAATTGTTCGTACTTATGGTAGAGACCACTTTAATTCTATAAACTCTCTCCAATGTTAA